The following proteins are co-located in the Blastopirellula marina genome:
- a CDS encoding porin codes for MLLCAFGSASAWGQTGTDAQIDQLQRQLQQQAAELAELRSRLDQRDAYFAPSNVANPNSCDDTSLQRLPLVAEVPLDFQCDGTPVDQSYYKLNYFADYDNGFMIRPFDKEEFPFELKINGWGQFRYHAFSRGVTTWTDNAGITRPVRNRDAFDIERARLMFSGHFLDRKLGYLVLLDGDTDGGHTVDFFYYYFRWQVCDSFELQLGKRKVPGTRQWLMSSRRTRLVDRPMSLDFFRPNLTVGLFGVGKLGETGHYEAMVGNGYFSSNAPNSSSDNELTFAFTNYFDPWGAFGEQIADIDYSEQPLIRVGHSFVYSPQQGVVDGVPIDEADFIRLSDGTRLTETGALGPGVTINSFNVYLYGVDLAWKYRGWSVDAEVFLRWIQQIEADGPISREQLFQHGFYVEAGKFLIPGVLDINARYSQVSGDFGTGREYGAGMNWYPLKTSRMKISIDAVKLENSPLQNTASDIMVGDTGTLIRSQFQAEF; via the coding sequence ATGCTTCTGTGCGCCTTCGGATCGGCCTCTGCTTGGGGGCAGACCGGTACCGATGCGCAAATCGACCAGCTGCAGCGCCAACTCCAACAGCAAGCAGCAGAGTTGGCGGAACTACGAAGCCGTCTCGATCAGAGAGATGCCTATTTCGCGCCAAGCAACGTAGCCAATCCCAACTCGTGCGATGATACGTCATTGCAGCGGTTACCTCTCGTGGCCGAAGTACCGTTAGACTTCCAGTGCGACGGCACACCGGTTGACCAGTCGTACTACAAGCTGAACTACTTCGCCGATTACGATAACGGGTTTATGATCCGCCCGTTTGACAAAGAGGAATTCCCATTCGAACTGAAGATCAACGGATGGGGACAGTTTCGTTACCATGCTTTCTCGCGTGGCGTGACTACTTGGACCGATAACGCCGGGATTACGCGTCCGGTTCGCAACCGCGATGCCTTCGATATCGAACGCGCCCGCTTGATGTTCTCCGGACACTTCCTCGATCGGAAGTTAGGCTATTTGGTGCTGTTGGATGGCGACACCGATGGCGGACACACGGTTGACTTCTTCTATTACTACTTTCGCTGGCAGGTCTGCGACTCGTTTGAATTGCAGCTTGGCAAACGGAAAGTACCTGGCACCCGACAGTGGTTGATGAGCTCGCGCCGAACTCGGCTCGTTGATCGACCGATGTCGCTCGATTTCTTCCGCCCGAACCTGACCGTGGGATTGTTCGGTGTCGGCAAGCTGGGAGAAACGGGCCACTACGAGGCGATGGTCGGCAACGGCTACTTCTCTTCTAACGCTCCCAATTCATCCTCTGACAACGAACTTACCTTTGCCTTCACCAACTACTTTGACCCTTGGGGAGCATTCGGCGAGCAGATTGCCGACATCGATTATAGCGAGCAGCCATTGATTCGAGTCGGGCATTCATTCGTTTACTCGCCGCAGCAAGGGGTGGTAGATGGCGTTCCGATCGATGAAGCCGATTTCATTCGGTTGTCGGATGGAACACGACTGACCGAAACCGGAGCGTTGGGACCTGGTGTGACGATCAATTCGTTCAACGTCTATCTATATGGAGTCGATCTGGCTTGGAAGTATCGTGGCTGGAGTGTCGATGCGGAAGTCTTCCTCCGGTGGATTCAGCAGATAGAAGCTGATGGACCGATCTCACGCGAGCAACTCTTTCAGCATGGATTCTACGTGGAGGCGGGGAAGTTTCTGATTCCTGGCGTGCTCGACATCAACGCTCGGTATTCGCAAGTCTCCGGCGATTTCGGCACCGGGCGCGAGTATGGCGCCGGCATGAACTGGTACCCGCTCAAAACGTCGCGGATGAAGATTTCCATCGATGCGGTTAAACTCGAAAACAGCCCCCTGCAAAACACGGCCAGTGATATTATGGTGGGAGATACCGGCACACTGATTCGGTCGCAGTTTCAGGCCGAGTTTTAA
- a CDS encoding arylsulfatase: protein MRLFACLAMATVFTLISATSGTAADKPNILVIFGDDIGWSNLGCYNHGVMGYKTPNIDSLAKEGVLFTDHYAQPSCTAGRAAFITGQYPIRSGMTTVGQPGDALGLQKESPCLAEFLKAEGYRTGHFGKNHLGDRNEHLPTVHGFDEFFGNLYHLNTQEEAEQRDYQNFAKKYSGSLEEYEKKFGTRGVIHSFATDVEDDTVQPRFGKIGKQRIEDTGPLTQERMKNFDAGEVIPKALNFIEDSQEAKKPFFVWLNTTRMHLYTRVDDSWLNKVETITSEADYHGAGMMQHDQDIGIVLDALEKMGLEENTLVIYSTDNGPEHSSWPHGATTPFRGEKMTTYEGGVRVPCVARWPGQIPADTKLNGIQGHQDLFTTIAAAAGIPNIADVAMKEKTQYIDGLNNLDYWKGEAQESQRDHIFHYYESKLTAVRMGPWKFHFSTKEDYYANLVPRTAPLVFNIRMDPYESYDSPDAYGHLMQKVSWLMAPMGEMMGNHLATLEKYPPVQGGKSFDMSNVVEQFINKVRQ, encoded by the coding sequence ATGAGGTTATTCGCTTGCCTTGCGATGGCCACCGTATTCACGCTGATTTCCGCAACTTCCGGTACCGCGGCGGATAAGCCCAATATCTTAGTCATCTTTGGCGATGATATCGGCTGGTCCAACTTAGGCTGCTACAACCACGGAGTTATGGGTTACAAGACACCCAACATCGACAGTCTCGCCAAAGAAGGCGTTCTGTTTACCGATCACTACGCCCAACCATCGTGCACCGCGGGACGCGCCGCTTTCATCACTGGTCAGTATCCGATTCGCTCGGGCATGACAACCGTGGGACAGCCGGGCGACGCTTTGGGCCTGCAAAAGGAATCACCCTGCCTGGCGGAGTTCTTAAAGGCGGAAGGTTATCGTACCGGCCATTTCGGAAAAAATCATCTCGGCGATCGAAACGAACACTTACCAACCGTGCACGGCTTTGACGAGTTCTTCGGCAACCTCTATCACTTGAATACTCAGGAAGAAGCAGAACAACGCGACTATCAAAACTTTGCCAAGAAGTACTCCGGTAGCTTGGAAGAGTACGAAAAGAAGTTTGGTACCCGCGGCGTGATTCACTCGTTTGCCACCGATGTCGAAGACGACACCGTTCAGCCACGGTTCGGCAAAATCGGCAAGCAACGAATTGAAGATACCGGTCCTCTGACGCAGGAACGGATGAAAAACTTTGACGCGGGCGAAGTCATTCCGAAAGCGCTCAACTTCATCGAAGACTCGCAGGAAGCAAAGAAGCCCTTCTTCGTGTGGCTGAACACGACCCGCATGCACCTCTACACGCGTGTTGACGACTCGTGGCTAAACAAGGTCGAAACGATCACCAGCGAAGCCGACTATCACGGAGCTGGTATGATGCAGCACGATCAAGACATTGGTATCGTGCTCGACGCACTGGAAAAGATGGGGTTGGAAGAGAATACCCTCGTAATCTACTCGACCGACAATGGCCCTGAGCACTCCTCCTGGCCGCACGGAGCGACGACTCCATTTCGTGGTGAAAAGATGACAACCTACGAGGGAGGCGTGCGGGTTCCGTGTGTTGCTCGCTGGCCAGGTCAGATTCCGGCCGATACTAAGCTGAACGGTATTCAGGGACATCAAGACCTGTTCACTACCATCGCGGCTGCCGCTGGGATCCCAAACATCGCAGACGTTGCCATGAAGGAGAAAACCCAATATATCGATGGTCTGAACAACCTCGATTACTGGAAGGGGGAAGCGCAAGAATCGCAGCGCGATCACATCTTCCACTATTACGAAAGCAAGCTGACCGCGGTCCGGATGGGACCTTGGAAGTTCCACTTCTCGACCAAGGAAGATTACTACGCCAACCTTGTTCCGCGGACCGCACCGCTGGTTTTCAACATTCGTATGGACCCTTACGAATCGTACGATAGTCCCGATGCATACGGACATCTGATGCAGAAGGTTTCTTGGTTGATGGCACCTATGGGTGAAATGATGGGCAACCATCTAGCGACACTCGAGAAGTATCCACCGGTGCAAGGTGGCAAGTCATTCGACATGTCGAACGTTGTCGAGCAATTCATCAACAAGGTTCGTCAATAA
- a CDS encoding helix-turn-helix transcriptional regulator, whose translation MMADTFREFEAYASAIEDADLRLMLPKLGQPRWELCSFHLGEIHLQYGSEWSGIIAEGASRSDGQILFVPLHGDYRTNGIPLENHSVFLIDAASEFTISVFKQHAWCSVYLPWHLLTGSSHEIEYLRASSARHQVTRLPSDEIASTRRLLIQLQRMVRNQPSALTSTFLSTLVRREMVSLWRRLHTIACEPVSQTGRPLLHRNDLIRTVRQLIESQPNESLTIDDLVSATRVSERTLRSIFLEFYGLPPQRYLMIRRLNQAHATLRSADPETTTVTNIAARYGFWHFGRFAGAYGKLFGETPSATLHARERTQESFWIGGSYVDVD comes from the coding sequence ATGATGGCCGACACGTTTCGCGAGTTTGAAGCTTACGCGTCCGCGATCGAAGACGCCGATCTACGCTTGATGCTTCCCAAGCTGGGGCAGCCGCGGTGGGAGTTGTGTTCGTTCCACCTAGGCGAGATCCATTTGCAATATGGCAGCGAATGGAGCGGGATCATTGCGGAGGGTGCCAGCCGCTCAGACGGACAAATCTTGTTCGTTCCATTGCATGGCGACTACCGGACCAACGGCATTCCATTAGAGAATCATTCCGTATTTCTGATCGACGCGGCTAGTGAGTTTACGATCAGTGTATTCAAGCAACACGCGTGGTGTTCGGTCTATTTACCGTGGCATTTGCTCACCGGCTCATCGCACGAAATCGAATATCTGCGTGCCAGTTCCGCTCGTCACCAGGTCACCCGCCTCCCAAGCGATGAGATCGCTTCCACGCGACGACTTCTCATTCAACTGCAGCGAATGGTCCGCAATCAACCGAGCGCCCTGACATCGACCTTCTTGTCAACGCTCGTACGCCGCGAGATGGTCTCTCTCTGGCGACGATTGCATACCATCGCCTGCGAACCGGTCAGCCAAACGGGGCGTCCACTGCTACACCGTAACGACTTAATCCGCACCGTCCGGCAACTGATTGAATCGCAGCCAAACGAGAGCCTCACGATTGACGACCTCGTTTCCGCGACACGCGTTTCCGAGCGTACGCTTCGTTCGATCTTTCTCGAGTTCTACGGACTGCCGCCCCAGCGCTACCTGATGATACGGCGGTTGAATCAGGCCCACGCTACTTTACGTTCCGCCGATCCGGAAACGACTACCGTAACCAACATCGCGGCTCGCTACGGGTTCTGGCACTTCGGCCGCTTCGCTGGCGCCTACGGAAAACTATTTGGCGAAACTCCTTCGGCAACCCTTCACGCCCGGGAGCGTACTCAAGAATCATTCTGGATTGGGGGATCCTACGTCGATGTTGACTGA